A single genomic interval of Oreochromis aureus strain Israel breed Guangdong linkage group 12, ZZ_aureus, whole genome shotgun sequence harbors:
- the mlec gene encoding malectin, translating into MQRVTAQLVAGLVAAVLSLLSEQSWADGGGPSLSERVIWAVNAGGDAHVDVHGIHYKKDPLEGKVGKASNYGMRLPILRSNQEDQILYQTERYNEDSFGYDVPIREEGEYILVMKYAEVYFAQSQQKVFDVRLNGHVVVKDLDIFDRVGHSTAHDEIVPFSIRRGKLSVQGEVSTFNGKLTVEFVKGYYDNPKICALYVMKGTLEDVPKLQPHPGLEKPEDDDDDDDEGEVGEEGGKKKPPKGTHHRVQSGPRTPNPYAADNSSLMFPILVAFGVFIPTLFCLCRL; encoded by the exons ATGCAGCGGGTCACGGCGCAGCTCGTCGCCGGGCTGGTCGCAGCGGTGCTGTCGCTGCTGTCCGAGCAGTCCTGGGCAGATGGTGGGGGGCCCAGCCTCTCTGAACGGGTTATCTGGGCTGTAAATGCCGGGGGCGACGCGCATGTAGATGTGCACGGGATTCACTACAAAAAGGACCCACTAGAAGGGAAAGTTGGTAAAG CGTCTAATTATGGGATGCGTCTGCCAATACTACGGTCCAATCAGGAGGACCAGATTTTGTACCAGACAGAGCGCTACAATGAAGACAGCTTTGGATATGACGTTCCCATTCGTGAAGAAGGAGAGTATATACTGGTTATGAAGTATGCAGAAGTTTACTTTGCTCAGTCACAGCAAAAG GTGTTTGATGTTCGTCTAAATGGCCACGTGGTGGTGAAGGACCTGGATATCTTTGATCGAGTAGGACACAGTACTGCTCACGATGAGATCGTGCCCTTCTCTATTAGACGGGGCAAGCTGAGCGTGCAGGGAGAGGTGTCCACTTTCAATGGCAAGCTCACTGTGGAGTTTGTAAAG GGTTATTATGACAACCCCAAGATCTGCGCTCTCTACGTGATGAAGGGGACATTAGAAG ATGTACCAAAGCTTCAACCTCACCCTGGCTTAGAGAAGCCTGAGGACGATGACGACGACGACGATGAGGGTGAAGTAGGCGAGGAAGGTGGGAAGAAAAAGCCCCCAAAAGGTACCCATCACAGGGTCCAGTCAGGCCCCCGAACACCAAACCCATATGCAGCTGACAACAGCAGCCTAATGTTTCCCATCCTTGTTGCGTTTGGGGTGTTCATCCCAACACTGTTCTGCCTCTGCCGGCTGTGA
- the si:ch211-170d8.2 gene encoding uncharacterized protein si:ch211-170d8.2 produces MASSNCTRITSLFILMMLSCCGVFGRAVGTSELLSGEPHEATLRTGRWLRSTADRCAELEAPWLENTQEAPVDSGTRLEIRMRHFSSRASRGLVFPGKPLFSFVRRVYRCCQEGVNCRRLKGIQGRMKGDTGVEFVLTGEILSLTVTRAELHLQLSNPQHLDIRPVLPSMEKHKLPTRYTLGSQGHTVELRVDLLFLFHSAQEVMGGRRRGPSLTNIWRAVFLSGGDPPGEKPFVKDSEDNMLGSPLLDLGLVLGCSQDGTEVSCRDGGVDFTHTPFMALYFG; encoded by the exons ATGGCCTCTTCAAACTGCACGCGGATTACAtcacttttcattttaatgatGCTGAGCTGCTGTGGAGTGTTTGGGCGCGCGGTGGGCACATCGGAGCTTTTGTCAGGGGAGCCACACGAAGCGACTTTACGCACAGGCCGGTGGCTGCGGAGCACCGCGGACCGGTGCGCGGAACTGGAAGCACCTTGGCTGGAGAACACGCAAGAAGCTCCCGTAGATAGCGGGACGCGTTTGGAGATCCGCATGCGGCACTTTTCCTCTAGAGCTTCACGTGGGTTGGTTTTTCCAGGAAAGCCTCTGTTCAGCTTCGTCCGGCGCGTCTACCGCTGCTGTCAAGAAGGAGTAAACTGCAGGAGGCTGAAAGGGATTCAAGGTCGCATGAAAGGAg ATACAGGTGTGGAGTTCGTCCTCACCGGGGAGATCTTATCATTAACGGTTACAAGAGCCGAGCTTCACCTTCAACTTTCCAACCCGCAACATCTGGACATCCGCCCTGTGCTTCCATCCATGGAGAAGCACAAGCTTCCTACAAG GTACACTCTGGGGTCACAGGGTCACACCGTGGAATTGAGAGTGGACCTGCTGTTCCTTTTCCACAGCGCACAGGAGGTCATGGGTGGTCGAAGGCGAGGCCCCAGCCTGACAAACATCTGGCGGGCGGTGTTTTTGTCCGGTGGAGATCCGCCGGGTGAAAAGCCCTTTGTAAAAGATTCGGAGGACAACATGTTGGGGAGTCCTCTTCTGGATCTGGGCTTGGTCCTGGGTTGCAGTCAGGATGGAACTGAGGTGTCATGTAGAGATGGTGGTGTTGACTTCACGCACACACCTTTCATGGCTCTTTATTTTGGATGA